The proteins below come from a single Ictalurus punctatus breed USDA103 chromosome 29, Coco_2.0, whole genome shotgun sequence genomic window:
- the btr01 gene encoding nuclear factor 7, brain has translation MSIQTMSIPVDFLSEEQFSCSICLDVFTNPVSTPCGHSFCLSCITSYWDNQGQACICPLCKESFRKRPELHINHTLKEITEQFKRMADTSGSPEISTSTQAASSHSPRISDRKISGSHRPGELPGGLLKEMKSRFRRTSSSGNLLEESSPSSPPPPYEASRRRFSASGFGSASASRPQCSKHGLCLDMFCRTDQTCVCAMCAEGDHHGHSVVPARREMTVKKSQLGIMEAELQSLIMAREKKIEDIQMSLVNIQENAQQEAEITVSMFRALIGSLERSQAEVLEVVEMGRAAAELRSQALIRDLQLEITELRKRISMLSQLCQSNDYFSFFKTYPSLSAGPPMKSWTEVTLGADPTAGVVLKNVTEMMEKVQDELRKLPQSCLHSAMESPVKQQPRLCKIQDYALDVTLDRDSAHPRLMISEDCKQVYCTDHYQAVMDVPERFDRVVCVLGCQGFSSGRHYWEVHVGEKTDWDLGVVNRSIKRKGKISISPTNGYWLLSLRDQHEYAFRANPSMPIYLNPKPQKVGIFVDYEKGQVSFYNADTMALIFTNVYFFTETLYPCFSPCTNKSGKNEAPLVICPIILSE, from the exons ATGTCCATCCAGACCATGTCCATTCCTGTGGACTTCCTATCTGAGGAGCAGTTCTCCTGCTCAATTTGCCTGGACGTCTTCACCAACCCCGTATCCACACCATGTGGCCACAGCTTCTGCCTGTCCTGCATCACGTCGTACTGGGACAACCAGGGCCAGGCCTGCATCTGTCCGCTGTGCAAGGAGAGCTTCCGCAAACGCCCAGAGCTCCACATCAATCACACCCTCAAGGAGATCACAGAGCAGTTCAAGCGCATGGCTGATACCTCTGGAAGTCCTGAGATCTCCACCAGTACCCAAGCTGCAAGCTCTCATTCTCCTCGCATCTCGGACCGAAAGATCAGCGGGTCACATCGACCTGGAGAGCTGCCCGGAGGACTGTTGAAGGAAATGAAGAGCAGGTTTCGTAGGACATCGTCCAGCGGGAATTTGTTGGAAGAGTCGTCACCATCTTCACCACCACCTCCATATGAAGCCAGCAGGAGGAGGTTCAGCGCCAGCGGGTTCGGTTCAGCGAGCGCAAGCAGACCACAGTGCAGCAAGCATGGACTTTGCCTGGATATGTTCTGCAGGACCGACCAGACGTGTGTTTGTGCAATGTGTGCCGAGGGCGACCATCATGGCCACTCGGTGGTGCCGGCCCGGCGGGAGATGACTGTGAAGAAG TCTCAGTTGGGGATCATGGAGGCGGAGTTGCAGAGTTTAATCATGGCCAGAGAGAAGAAGATTGAGGACATTCAAATGTCGCTTGTTAACATTCAA GAAAACGCACAGCAGGAGGCGGAGATCACGGTGAGCATGTTCCGTGCCTTGATCGGTTCCTTGGAGAGATCTCAGGCCGAGGTGTTGGAGGTAGTGGAGATGGGCCGTGCTGCTGCAGAACTTCGCTCACAGGCCCTCATCCGGGACCTTCAGCTGGAGATCACCGAACTGAGGAAGAGGATCAGCATGCTGTCTCAGCTCTGTCAGTCCAACGACTACTTCAGCTTCTTCAAG ACGTATCCGTCCCTCTCTGCGGGTCCTCCGATGAAGAGCTGGACAGAAGTGACTTTGGGCGCCGACCCCACGGCCGGAGTGGTTCTGAAAAACGTCACTGAAATGATGGAGAAAGTCCAGGACGAGCTGAGGAAGCTGCCGCAGAGCT gtTTACATTCAGCGATGGAATCACCTGTAAAACAACAACCAC GACTTTGTAAAATACAGGACTATGCAT TGGACGTTACTCTGGACCGAGACTCTGCTCACCCTAGACTGATGATCTCTGAGGACTGTAAGCAGGTGTACTGCACTGACCACTATCAGGCCGTGATGGACGTGCCTGAACGCTTCGACCGCGTGGTCTGTGTGCTCGGCTGCCAAGGCTTCAGCTCAGGCCGCCATTACTGGGAGGTCCACGTGGGTGAGAAGACAGACTGGGACCTGGGTGTGGTCAATCGCTCGATCAAACGCAAGGGGAAGATCTCGATCAGTCCGACTAATGGCTACTGGCTCCTGAGTCTGCGAGACCAGCATGAATACGCCTTCCGTGCCAATCCGTCGATGCCCATTTACCTGAACCCCAAACCTCAGAAGGTTGGGATTTTCGTTGACTATGAAAAAGGACAAGTGTCTTTTTATAATGCTGACACCATGGCACTTATTTTCACAAATGTCTATTTCTTTACTGAAACCTTATATCCGTGCTTCAGTCCCTGCACCAACAAATCCGGGAAAAACGAGGCTCCTCTTGTCATTTGTCCCATCATTCTGTCTGAGTGA
- the LOC108260622 gene encoding UPF0687 protein C20orf27 homolog, whose product MLLISDDIPLTLNTTTRLSQPCVDMATGRKSSTSKGGGVHFPDETEDNVLSDSGEDTQQDKIITAVAEPDGAYLVKAGFLKIQHKYEIVFSIPQVPTLGKDTALSPALRTTPKPRLRATRIVPRPEGGVKVVCEYIAQQEGVVQDELTLVNRSRRDSSVKVRLHARVMDPHHGTPMLMEGVRCLGPEDISSKTNNRKKI is encoded by the exons ATGCTGCTTATTAGCGATGACATCCCACTGACACTGAACACCACCACCCGTCTTTCACAGCCTTGTGTTGACATGGCAACAGGAAGgaaaa GCTCCACGTCCAAAGGCGGAGGTGTCCATTTCCCAGACGAGACGGAGGACAATGTCCTCAGTGACAGCGGTGAGGACACGCAGCAGGACAAGATCATCACCGCCGTAGCCGAGCCCGATGGAGCTTACCTGGTCAAG GCAGGATTCCTGAAAATCCAACATAAATATGAGATCGTCTTCTCGATCCCGCAAGTCCCCACTCTGGGAAAAGACACCGCACTCTCCCCGGCTTTACGCACCACGCCCAAACCGCGTCTGCGTGCCACCCGCATTGTACCACGCCCTGAAG GAGGAGTGAAGGTGGTGTGCGAGTACATCGCTCAGCAGGAAGGAGTGGTACAGGATGAGCTCACACTTGTCAACAGAAGCAGGAGAGACAGCAGTGTTAAAGTCCGACTACACGCCAGAGTGATGG ACCCCCATCACGGAACACCCATGCTGATGGAGGGAGTACGCTGTTTGGGACCTGAGGACATCAGTTCGAAAACCAACAACAGAAAGAAGATCTGA